Within Phycisphaerales bacterium, the genomic segment CTGCGACTACCGGCTCTGGAACCTCGTTCAGCGCCGCTGCCCGGAGTGCGGCTCTCCCTTCCGTCCCAGCCAGTTCGAGTTTGCCCCGAGCGCCGTAGAATTCTGCTGCCCGCAATGTGGGCAGCGCTACTTCGGCACCGACGACCGCGGACACCTCGATCCCCCGGAGTTCGATTGTGTCCGTTGCGGTCAACACCTTCACATGGACAGCATGGTCATCCGGCCGTGTGCCACCGACCACGACGTGGAGGCCATGGCGGCGGGCAATCCCTGGCTGGAGCGCCGCCGTTCCGGCCACGTGCGGGCCTGGTTTGCCACGGTGGGGCTGGCACTGCTGCATCCAATGCAACTCATGGCGCAAACGCCCCAGCGCGGGCGCAATGGCGGGGCGTGGGGTTTTGCCTTGCTTACCCACTTCCTGATCTCCGCGCTGGTGGTTCCTCCTGCATGCGTCGCATCCAGCTATCTGAACGGACTCGGGCCTCCGACATCCGAAGACTGGGTCATCGCGATGCTGTTGATTCCGGCACTAGCCCTGGCGGTGCTGCTTCTCATGCTACTGTGGGCCTTGCTTACGCACGGTGTACTGCGACTCACCGGCCGCGTGGACGGCGGAGTCGGGCGCACGCTGCGGGCGTTCTGTTACGCCTCGGGTGCCAACATCGGTACGGCCATTCCCGGTCTCGGCCTGTTCAGCGGTTGGCTGTGGTGGCTGGTGGCCAGTGTGCAGATGGTACGCGCGGCGCAGCGCGTGTCGGTGCTGCGCGCCGCCTGCGCCACGCTGCTGTTGCCCGTGGCGGTTCTCCTGGCGGGTATCGTCTTCAACGTGCTGTGGTTTGCGGTATGGCTGCCGGCCGCCCGCGCGGCGGCCTTCTGGTTTCCGACGGGTCCGTTCACGATGGTGGGTCCAGGGGGAATGGGCATGGTGCCCGTTGGCGCACCGCCGCTCCAAAGTGGGCACGCCGAAACGCTGGCTGCCAACACGGCCCTATTGGACTATGCAAACACCTACGGCCAGGGCTTCGGCCCGGTGCATGCGGCCGAACTCGTATTGACGCTCCAGATGGAGGCACTCGACTTCGTCTTGCCCGATACCGGCACGTATCTCTGGCACGTGCCAATCGGGACCGTCACGTTGTCGGACTTCGAGGACGCGGAGCCAGCCGTGCAGCGCCGGCTCGTGGATACGGCGGTGGCCGCGCAACCCACTGACGTGAGTGCCCACCGCGTCGGTGACCTTGTGTTCGTGTACCACCGCATCGATCTACACAGCGCGCCTGGCGCACTCTGGCTGGTCCTCGCAAGTCCGGACCCTGACCACAACAATGCTGTGGCGAGTGCATCCGTCATTGTCGGTCTGGCGAGTAACCAGTTGATCGAGTTCACCTCCGCTGACTTTCCCGCCGCCCGCGCTGCGCAGAATGCACTGCGTGCCGC encodes:
- a CDS encoding zf-TFIIB domain-containing protein, with the translated sequence MRCGRCDYRLWNLVQRRCPECGSPFRPSQFEFAPSAVEFCCPQCGQRYFGTDDRGHLDPPEFDCVRCGQHLHMDSMVIRPCATDHDVEAMAAGNPWLERRRSGHVRAWFATVGLALLHPMQLMAQTPQRGRNGGAWGFALLTHFLISALVVPPACVASSYLNGLGPPTSEDWVIAMLLIPALALAVLLLMLLWALLTHGVLRLTGRVDGGVGRTLRAFCYASGANIGTAIPGLGLFSGWLWWLVASVQMVRAAQRVSVLRAACATLLLPVAVLLAGIVFNVLWFAVWLPAARAAAFWFPTGPFTMVGPGGMGMVPVGAPPLQSGHAETLAANTALLDYANTYGQGFGPVHAAELVLTLQMEALDFVLPDTGTYLWHVPIGTVTLSDFEDAEPAVQRRLVDTAVAAQPTDVSAHRVGDLVFVYHRIDLHSAPGALWLVLASPDPDHNNAVASASVIVGLASNQLIEFTSADFPAARAAQNALRAAAGYPAIPNPWEVTHAEPARTGPDTAPGGAE